Part of the Pirellulales bacterium genome is shown below.
TGCGTTCGAAGCGACGGCGTCGGTCTCTGTCTGCGGCGTTCGTCCCGGTGAAACTGGCAGAATCCGGAACCGGAAGTATGTATCCAGCCGAAGTGTTGCTCCCCAACGGCATCACTCTCCATCTGGCGGCCAGCATCGATCAGACCACGCTTTCTACTTTGCTTACAGCGCTGCGCGAATCATGCTAAGCCTCGCTCTGCCGGTGGAGATTTATCTCTGCACGCAACCTACGGACCTGCGGCGTGGCTTCGATCGACTGGCGCAAGCAGCCTTGGAACATGCCGGACGTGAAGTCACCAGCGGCGGCCTGTACATGTTCATCAATCGCCGCCGTGATCGGGTGAAGTTGTTGTACTGGGATGGCGATGGGTTGTGCCAATGGTACAAACGCCTCGAAGCCGGCCGCTTTCAACTGCCAGCAGTACCACCTGAGTCGAGTAGCGTGGCGCTTTCTGCGACGCAATTGTCGCTGATCCTCAGCGGTGTCGACCTGCTCAGCGTGAGACACCGGAAGCGCTATCGACAGCCAGCTTGAATCGAGTGCGAAACTTTTTTCACTGGAGTTGGTTTTAATACGGCATGAGCACGGACGCCGCTGCTTTACCGAACGATGTTACCGCTTGTCATGCGCTAATCGCGCAGCAATTCTCCACCATCGACGATTTGCAGCACAAGCTTACGCAACTGGAACACTACGTGGCGCAACTGGTCCGTGCCCGTTTTGGTCCCCGCAGTGAACGGCTCGATCCAAATCAATTGACGCTGTTCGAAGCTGCTGCGGTGGAAGCGATACCGCCGGCACGGGATGCGGTGGAATCCTCCGTTGAGCCTCACACCCGGCGCGGCGGCGGACGTAATAAATTACCGGACGCTTTGCCGCGGGAGCGGATCGAGCACGATCTGGCGGAGCACGAGAAGTTTTGCCCTAGCTGTGGACAGTTACGCCAGCGGATTGGTTGCGAGACGAGTGAGCAATTAGAATTTATTCCAGCGCAGTTGAAAGTTCTGGAACATGTGCGCTGGAAGTATGCCTGCCGGCATTGTCAGGAACATGTGGCCATCGCCGAGCCGCCAGCTAAGCCGATCGACAGAGGGCTGCCCGGACCGGGCCTCTTGGCCCAAGTGGCGGTGGGCAAATTTAGCGATCATCTGCCCCTGTATCGCTTGGAAGATGTATTTGCCCGCGGCGGCGTGGAATTGTCGCGCAGTACCCTCTGCCGCTGGGCACGCTGCACCGCCCAGTTACTGGAACCGCTGTACCGGTTAATAGTAGACCGAGTGCGTCGTTCTCATGTAATTCACACGGACGACACGCCGGTGAGCGTGCTCGATCCCACGCTGCCCAAAACCCGCATCGGTCGATTTTGGGTCTACTGCGGCGACCCGCCGAATCCCTATTCGGTATACGACTACACCGCCAGTCGCAAACGGGACGGACCGGCAAACTTCCTGAAAGATTATCAAGGTTATCTGCAGGCCGATGCGTTTGCCGGCTACGATGGGATTTATGCCGCGGGCAGCGTGAAGCAAGTGCTCTGCTGGGCGCATGCGCGGCGGAAGTTCTTCGAAGCCAAGGCGGTGCAACCGCGCGAAGCGCATCCGGCGTTGGCGTTCATCGGTCGGTTATACGAATTGGAACGAGAAGCGAAATCGCTGTCAGTCGAATCGCGAAGAAACCTGCGCCAAGAGCAAGCCGTGCCTGTGCTGGCCGAGTTCCACATCTGGCTGACGGCACTCGCCGGGCGCGTATTGCCCAAAAGTCCTGTGGGTCAGGCGATCCACTACGTGCTGCCCCGCTGGGAAGGACTCAGACGCTACTGTGAGGATGGCACCCTGGCCATCTACAATAATCTGGCTGAACGCACACTGCGTCCCTGTGCCATTGGTCGCAATTATGCCGAGTTCCGCGCTATGCGGAGATGGTCGCGGATGGCGTCGAGTTCCTGCTGGGTTTTGCTGGGCACCTTAACCACTTCCGCATTGAGTGAACTCCGCATAATCCTGACGGCTTCCTGGTTTCCTTCAACCATCAGGAGAGCCGATCATGTTCGACGTCTATTTCTGTCCCCGCGTGGTCCGCCGGCTCCGAGCGAGACCCCTTACAACTGTGCTCGAATCGTTTCTCATCTATCTCCACCATCGAGGTCACACCCGCAACACGATT
Proteins encoded:
- a CDS encoding IS66 family transposase, whose protein sequence is MSTDAAALPNDVTACHALIAQQFSTIDDLQHKLTQLEHYVAQLVRARFGPRSERLDPNQLTLFEAAAVEAIPPARDAVESSVEPHTRRGGGRNKLPDALPRERIEHDLAEHEKFCPSCGQLRQRIGCETSEQLEFIPAQLKVLEHVRWKYACRHCQEHVAIAEPPAKPIDRGLPGPGLLAQVAVGKFSDHLPLYRLEDVFARGGVELSRSTLCRWARCTAQLLEPLYRLIVDRVRRSHVIHTDDTPVSVLDPTLPKTRIGRFWVYCGDPPNPYSVYDYTASRKRDGPANFLKDYQGYLQADAFAGYDGIYAAGSVKQVLCWAHARRKFFEAKAVQPREAHPALAFIGRLYELEREAKSLSVESRRNLRQEQAVPVLAEFHIWLTALAGRVLPKSPVGQAIHYVLPRWEGLRRYCEDGTLAIYNNLAERTLRPCAIGRNYAEFRAMRRWSRMASSSCWVLLGTLTTSALSELRIILTASWFPSTIRRADHVRRLFLSPRGPPAPSETPYNCARIVSHLSPPSRSHPQHD
- the tnpB gene encoding IS66 family insertion sequence element accessory protein TnpB (TnpB, as the term is used for proteins encoded by IS66 family insertion elements, is considered an accessory protein, since TnpC, encoded by a neighboring gene, is a DDE family transposase.), with the protein product MLSLALPVEIYLCTQPTDLRRGFDRLAQAALEHAGREVTSGGLYMFINRRRDRVKLLYWDGDGLCQWYKRLEAGRFQLPAVPPESSSVALSATQLSLILSGVDLLSVRHRKRYRQPA